The Verrucomicrobiia bacterium genome has a segment encoding these proteins:
- a CDS encoding ABC-F family ATP-binding cassette domain-containing protein, with protein MRAANPSLLSANELTLAYGHQVLLAGVTLAVAPGEKVGLVGRNGCGKTSLLKILSGEQEADSGEISRRRGLRVGYLPQEFELDGTRTVRENIEAGASDLIGWLRRYEEGDGSDAALSELLEKIQHADGWNLESRIRAEASALGVAPLDSLVGRLSGGEKRRVALCRALAAQPDLLLLDEPTNHLDAESIRWLEDCLRNFPGAVIFVTHDRYFLDVIATRIMELSDGRVFSHPGNYTAFLEAKSLRQQITGQSERRRQRFLRAELEWVKAGVRAQRSKARHRLDTYYATAGMEAPPEEREMDLLIPPAPDMGNVGVELTGAGARVPGDGPDRWLFRDLTVSLRAGQCTGVIGRNGVGKTTLLRLCLGERPADEGDVRIGKKVIFNYIDQVRMQLDPAKTVLEEIADADETVMFGGKGLSVRGYLRRFLFADDRVHEVVGKLSGGERARLMLAKVLKRGGNLLVLDEPTNDLDLPSLRMLEEALVRFDGAVLVVSHDRYFLDRICDQVVAFEDDGLVIQQGNYSYYLEKKKDRDQQARAVAPVATPRTATSPPLRTPPGPVPPKPRKLTFKEQRELEGIEAAIHEAETRVRTLEATFDDPATYTTRAAEVPAMLSELEDAKAGVARLYERWAALERVGS; from the coding sequence ATGCGTGCCGCCAACCCGTCGCTGCTGTCCGCCAACGAACTGACCCTGGCCTACGGGCACCAGGTGCTGCTCGCGGGCGTCACCCTGGCCGTCGCCCCGGGCGAAAAAGTGGGGCTTGTCGGCCGGAATGGCTGCGGCAAGACCAGCCTGTTGAAGATCCTTTCCGGCGAACAGGAGGCCGACTCGGGGGAGATTTCACGCCGCCGGGGACTGCGGGTCGGTTACCTGCCGCAGGAATTTGAACTGGATGGCACCCGGACCGTCCGGGAGAACATTGAGGCTGGCGCCTCCGACCTCATCGGATGGCTGCGGCGCTACGAGGAGGGCGACGGTTCCGATGCAGCGCTCTCGGAGTTGCTCGAGAAGATCCAGCATGCCGACGGATGGAACCTGGAGTCACGCATCCGTGCCGAGGCCAGCGCACTGGGCGTGGCCCCGCTGGATTCGTTGGTGGGCCGCTTGTCGGGCGGCGAAAAGCGCCGGGTCGCCCTGTGTCGTGCGCTGGCCGCGCAACCCGACCTGCTGCTGCTGGATGAACCCACCAACCATCTCGATGCGGAGTCCATCCGGTGGCTGGAGGACTGTCTCCGGAACTTCCCCGGGGCGGTCATCTTCGTGACCCATGACCGCTATTTTCTCGACGTGATTGCCACGCGGATCATGGAGCTTTCGGACGGACGGGTCTTCTCCCACCCCGGGAACTACACCGCATTCCTTGAGGCGAAATCCCTGCGCCAGCAAATCACCGGACAGTCCGAACGCCGGCGTCAGCGTTTTCTCCGCGCGGAACTCGAATGGGTGAAGGCCGGGGTGCGGGCCCAGCGGTCCAAGGCCCGGCACCGGTTGGACACCTACTACGCCACCGCCGGCATGGAGGCGCCGCCGGAGGAGCGCGAAATGGACCTCCTGATCCCGCCGGCGCCCGACATGGGGAATGTGGGCGTCGAACTCACCGGCGCCGGCGCGAGGGTTCCCGGGGACGGCCCGGACCGCTGGCTGTTTCGCGATCTCACCGTTTCGCTCAGGGCCGGACAATGCACAGGCGTCATCGGTCGCAACGGCGTGGGCAAGACCACCCTGCTCCGGCTGTGTCTCGGGGAACGCCCGGCGGACGAGGGCGACGTGCGCATCGGGAAGAAGGTGATCTTCAATTACATTGACCAGGTGCGGATGCAGCTGGATCCCGCCAAAACCGTCCTGGAGGAGATCGCGGACGCCGATGAAACCGTGATGTTCGGCGGCAAAGGCCTGAGCGTCCGGGGCTATCTGCGCCGCTTCCTGTTTGCCGACGACCGGGTTCACGAGGTCGTCGGCAAGCTGTCCGGCGGGGAACGGGCCCGCCTGATGCTGGCCAAGGTGCTCAAGCGCGGCGGCAATCTGTTGGTCCTTGATGAACCCACGAACGACCTCGATCTCCCAAGCCTTCGGATGCTGGAGGAGGCCCTCGTGCGCTTCGACGGCGCCGTACTGGTGGTGAGCCACGACCGGTATTTCCTCGACCGGATTTGCGACCAGGTTGTGGCCTTCGAGGACGACGGTCTCGTCATCCAGCAGGGCAACTACTCCTATTACCTCGAGAAGAAGAAGGACCGCGACCAGCAGGCGAGGGCAGTCGCTCCGGTGGCCACCCCACGGACCGCCACGTCGCCACCGCTTCGGACGCCCCCCGGTCCGGTGCCGCCAAAGCCCCGCAAGCTGACCTTCAAGGAGCAGCGGGAACTCGAGGGCATTGAAGCGGCAATCCACGAGGCCGAAACCAGGGTGCGAACACTGGAGGCAACCTTCGATGACCCGGCGACGTACACCACGCGCGCCGCAGAGGTGCCGGCAATGCTGTCCGAACTGGAAGACGCAAAAGCCGGGGTGGCACGGCTCTACGAACGCTGGGCAGCCCTGGAGCGTGTGGGATCGTAG
- a CDS encoding glycosyl transferase yields MSDFFQTGAIATLHRLGPTNLARLESELCEFAKDTPIALVLPCHVRELGTPALRNILKELRGAKYLREIVVGIDGATPREWRRARKIFSILPEPPALLWNNGPRMQRIFEQLQEADLDIGPTGKGRNVWTCFGYVLANERSAMVACHDCDITTYNRELLARLCYPVAHPHLGFDFCKGYSARYTHRLHGRVMRLLFTPLMRSLESILGLQPLLVYLDTFRYPLSGEMCLDLDLVRRVRVPSDWGLEVGMLAEVFRNSAARAICQSELTERFDHKHQELSIRDPEKGLNKMAVDVTKTIFRVMAAEGIKLDAGLFDTLLSAFVRKAEDTLRHYNADAAINGLVYDRHEEEQAVATFAKSVRMAARGFTNDPLGTPLIPNWNRVQSALPNLMEEFREAVRLDNA; encoded by the coding sequence ATGTCCGATTTCTTCCAGACTGGAGCCATTGCGACGCTCCACCGGCTGGGTCCCACCAACCTGGCGCGGCTCGAGTCCGAGCTTTGTGAATTTGCAAAGGACACGCCGATCGCCCTGGTCCTGCCCTGCCATGTCCGCGAACTCGGAACACCCGCACTACGCAACATCCTCAAGGAACTTCGCGGTGCGAAGTATCTGCGGGAGATTGTCGTGGGCATTGACGGTGCAACCCCCCGGGAATGGCGGCGGGCCCGCAAAATCTTCAGCATTCTGCCCGAACCGCCGGCGCTTCTTTGGAACAACGGCCCGCGCATGCAGCGGATCTTCGAGCAACTCCAGGAGGCCGACCTCGATATCGGGCCGACGGGGAAGGGGCGGAACGTCTGGACCTGTTTCGGCTACGTGCTGGCCAATGAGCGGTCCGCCATGGTCGCGTGTCATGACTGCGACATCACGACCTACAACCGGGAGCTGCTGGCCCGTTTGTGCTATCCGGTGGCCCATCCCCACCTCGGGTTCGATTTTTGCAAGGGGTATTCGGCGCGGTACACCCACCGGCTCCACGGGCGGGTCATGCGGCTTCTGTTCACCCCGCTGATGCGCTCCCTGGAGTCCATTCTCGGGCTCCAGCCCCTGCTCGTCTATCTCGACACCTTCCGCTATCCGCTGTCGGGGGAGATGTGCCTGGACCTCGACCTCGTGCGCCGGGTGCGGGTGCCATCGGACTGGGGCCTCGAGGTGGGCATGCTCGCCGAGGTGTTCCGCAACTCCGCCGCACGGGCCATCTGCCAGAGCGAACTCACCGAGCGCTTCGACCACAAGCATCAGGAACTGTCCATCCGCGATCCCGAAAAGGGGCTCAACAAGATGGCGGTGGACGTGACCAAGACGATCTTTCGCGTGATGGCTGCGGAGGGGATCAAGCTGGACGCCGGACTGTTCGACACCCTGCTCAGCGCCTTTGTGCGGAAGGCCGAGGACACCCTCCGTCACTACAATGCCGACGCCGCGATCAACGGGCTGGTCTACGATCGCCATGAGGAAGAGCAGGCGGTGGCGACCTTCGCCAAGAGCGTCCGGATGGCGGCCCGGGGCTTCACGAACGATCCCCTGGGCACGCCGCTGATTCCCAACTGGAACCGTGTGCAGTCCGCGCTTCCCAACCTCATGGAGGAGTTTCGCGAAGCGGTCCGGTTGGACAACGCGTAG
- a CDS encoding FIST C-terminal domain-containing protein — MRNRYSVTAHFAGEWDETRVRRWAEATRARLDAPSVSLGLVFMTPQFFEMASEVLELLRVHARIPLLAGCSSQSLIANGEELEDQAGIVLQLFHLPDARLQITRFEQEDLETLPSGISWPGRTGIAAATVRGWIAFADPFHLDPEAWLQSWNDGYPGKPVVGGLASGLFEPRRTQVYLDGKVFEEGGVAVAVGGDVRLETMVSQGCTPIGAPWTITKADRNLILTIANRPAYSVLRDTFNGLSESDQARAQHNLFVGFASNEYREEFGPGDFLVRNLLGADQDRGILAVGAVPRTGQTIQFHRRDAATAAADLAACLEETRGRIHGLTVYGGLLSVCNGRGRRLFGRPNHDAGLIQEQLGPLPVAGFFCNGEIGPVGGHNCLHGYTASLGLLVRD, encoded by the coding sequence ATGAGGAACCGGTACTCGGTGACGGCCCATTTCGCCGGGGAATGGGATGAGACGCGTGTCCGCCGCTGGGCGGAGGCGACGCGCGCCCGTCTCGATGCCCCCTCGGTCTCCCTCGGACTGGTGTTCATGACACCCCAGTTCTTTGAAATGGCCTCCGAGGTGCTGGAGCTTCTCCGCGTCCACGCCCGGATCCCCCTGCTCGCCGGCTGCTCCAGCCAGAGCCTCATCGCCAACGGCGAGGAACTTGAGGACCAGGCCGGCATTGTCCTGCAACTGTTCCACCTGCCCGATGCCCGGCTCCAGATCACCCGCTTCGAGCAGGAGGATCTTGAGACCCTGCCGTCCGGGATTTCCTGGCCCGGACGCACCGGGATCGCGGCGGCCACCGTCCGGGGCTGGATTGCCTTCGCCGACCCGTTTCACCTGGATCCCGAGGCGTGGCTCCAATCGTGGAACGACGGGTATCCCGGCAAACCCGTGGTGGGCGGTCTTGCCAGCGGATTGTTCGAACCCCGGCGGACCCAGGTGTACCTGGACGGCAAGGTCTTCGAGGAGGGCGGTGTCGCCGTGGCCGTGGGCGGGGACGTGCGCCTGGAGACGATGGTCTCCCAGGGGTGCACGCCGATTGGAGCGCCGTGGACGATCACCAAGGCCGACCGGAACCTGATCCTCACCATCGCCAACCGCCCGGCGTACAGCGTGCTGCGCGACACCTTCAACGGCCTGTCTGAGTCCGACCAGGCCCGCGCCCAACACAACTTGTTTGTGGGTTTCGCCAGCAACGAATATCGGGAGGAGTTTGGTCCCGGCGATTTTCTGGTCCGAAACCTCCTTGGGGCCGACCAGGACCGGGGCATCCTGGCCGTCGGGGCGGTGCCCCGCACCGGGCAGACGATCCAGTTCCATCGCCGCGACGCTGCCACCGCCGCTGCAGACCTCGCGGCCTGCCTTGAGGAGACACGGGGCCGCATCCACGGGCTCACCGTGTACGGCGGCCTCCTGAGCGTGTGCAACGGTCGTGGCCGCCGGCTCTTCGGGCGCCCCAACCACGACGCCGGGCTGATCCAGGAGCAGTTGGGACCGCTGCCGGTTGCCGGATTTTTTTGCAACGGCGAAATCGGCCCGGTCGGCGGACACAACTGCCTCCATGGTTACACGGCGTCCCTCGGCCTGCTGGTCCGGGACTGA
- a CDS encoding sugar phosphorylase — protein MPAFLEPLLISVYGETASRRLLPQIGRLIEHWRPRLATLPAARARAPLGERDVVLITYADQIRESGVAPLRTLAEFAACHLRGVVQGIHLLPFYPWSSDDGFSVKDYRAVDPACGEWEDVARIGREFDLMLDAVFNHLSAGSRWFEQFLAGDPEFEDFFVTVEGEPDLSQVVRPRALPLITEFEGASARHRVWTTFSADQVDLNFRNPKVLLAVLDVLLFYVSQGARYVRLDAIAFLWKEIGTSCIHRPETHAIIRCFRSVLADVAPGVRLITETNVPHADNIAYFGDGTDEADLVYNFALPPLVLHSLATGDASDLSRWAAALRLPDGDVTFFNFLASHDGIGLNPVRGLLSDGAIGSLVDRTMRHGGLISLKHLPDGSTAPYEMNINYFDALSDPGGREPLELQIRRHLCAHAIQLSLAGVPGIYVHSLLGSRGDRAAADATGIARRINRERLVRGPLEAALADPENLRHRVFRAMCGLITERGRRPAFAPASSQAVRDLHPQVFAVERRCPRTGSTVLALHNVGVTPVTLEAPGVPQRVTLGAYEHLWMDHPDSTVAPRAGA, from the coding sequence ATGCCCGCTTTCCTGGAGCCGCTGCTGATCTCCGTGTACGGCGAGACGGCCTCCCGGCGGCTGCTGCCGCAGATCGGGCGGCTCATCGAGCATTGGCGCCCGCGCCTCGCCACCCTGCCGGCCGCCCGGGCGCGAGCGCCCCTTGGGGAGCGGGATGTGGTGCTCATCACCTATGCGGACCAGATCCGGGAATCCGGCGTGGCGCCGCTCCGGACCCTCGCAGAATTCGCGGCGTGCCACCTGCGCGGCGTTGTTCAGGGCATCCACCTGCTGCCGTTTTATCCGTGGTCCTCCGATGACGGCTTCTCGGTGAAGGACTACCGCGCCGTGGATCCCGCGTGTGGGGAGTGGGAGGATGTCGCCCGGATCGGCCGCGAGTTTGACCTGATGCTGGACGCGGTTTTCAACCACCTTTCCGCGGGCAGCCGGTGGTTCGAGCAGTTCCTGGCAGGCGATCCGGAGTTTGAGGATTTCTTCGTGACGGTCGAGGGCGAGCCGGACCTGTCCCAGGTGGTGCGTCCTCGGGCGCTGCCGTTGATCACGGAGTTTGAGGGCGCGTCGGCGCGGCACCGGGTTTGGACGACGTTCAGTGCGGACCAGGTGGATTTGAATTTTCGGAACCCGAAGGTCCTGCTCGCGGTGCTGGACGTGCTGCTGTTTTACGTCAGCCAGGGTGCCCGATACGTCCGGCTGGACGCCATTGCCTTCCTCTGGAAGGAGATCGGCACCTCTTGCATTCACCGGCCGGAGACCCATGCGATCATCCGGTGTTTCCGCTCGGTGCTTGCCGATGTGGCCCCCGGCGTCCGGCTGATCACCGAGACCAATGTGCCGCATGCCGACAACATCGCGTACTTCGGTGACGGCACCGATGAGGCGGATCTGGTGTACAACTTTGCCCTCCCCCCGCTCGTGTTGCACAGCCTGGCCACGGGAGACGCGTCGGATCTCAGCCGCTGGGCCGCCGCGCTCCGGTTGCCGGACGGCGATGTCACCTTCTTCAATTTTCTGGCCTCTCACGACGGCATCGGACTCAACCCCGTACGTGGCCTCCTGTCCGACGGCGCGATCGGGTCGCTGGTGGACCGCACCATGAGGCATGGAGGCCTGATCTCGCTGAAGCATCTCCCGGACGGCTCCACCGCGCCGTACGAGATGAACATCAATTACTTTGATGCCCTGTCGGATCCCGGGGGCCGCGAGCCGCTGGAGCTCCAGATCCGCCGCCACCTTTGCGCCCATGCCATCCAGCTTTCCCTCGCGGGTGTCCCTGGAATCTACGTCCATTCCCTGTTGGGTTCCCGGGGCGACCGTGCGGCGGCGGACGCCACCGGCATCGCCCGCCGGATCAACCGGGAGCGTCTTGTGCGCGGTCCGCTGGAGGCGGCACTGGCGGATCCGGAAAATCTTCGGCACCGCGTCTTCCGGGCGATGTGTGGCCTGATCACCGAGCGCGGCCGGCGACCGGCATTTGCACCCGCGTCGAGCCAGGCGGTTCGCGATCTGCATCCCCAGGTCTTTGCCGTGGAGCGCCGGTGTCCGCGCACGGGTTCAACCGTGCTTGCCCTGCACAACGTGGGCGTCACCCCGGTGACATTGGAGGCTCCCGGCGTCCCGCAACGAGTGACGTTGGGCGCATACGAACACCTCTGGATGGACCACCCGGACTCCACGGTGGCTCCCCGCGCAGGCGCATAG
- a CDS encoding RNA pseudouridine synthase, producing MKPAPPVIRLSAPAHGLSWAVPVLYEDEHLLALDKPARLLSSPDRYDPARPNLMRLLHEGVAAGRPWAASRGLTYLANAHRLDFETTGVFLLAKCRDALVVLANHFGSEIPKKYYVALAQGRPAAETFSVEKPLAADRYHPGLMRIARHGKKSATEFRILESFPGHTLLEAQPHTGRTHQIRVHLKHAGLPILGDRTYGGGLLYLSSLKPGYRQRPAVPERPLIASMALHAWRLELPHPVTGGALCIEAPWPRELQVALKYLRRFASIPA from the coding sequence ATGAAGCCGGCGCCGCCGGTCATCCGACTCTCGGCGCCGGCGCACGGTCTGTCGTGGGCGGTGCCGGTGTTGTACGAGGACGAACACCTGCTGGCACTGGACAAGCCGGCCCGGCTCCTTAGTTCGCCCGATCGCTATGACCCGGCGAGACCGAACCTGATGCGCCTGCTGCACGAGGGTGTGGCCGCGGGCCGGCCGTGGGCCGCGTCCCGGGGCCTCACCTATCTCGCCAATGCCCATCGCCTCGACTTTGAGACGACCGGGGTGTTCCTCCTCGCAAAATGCCGCGATGCCCTCGTGGTGCTGGCCAACCATTTCGGATCCGAGATTCCCAAGAAGTACTACGTGGCGCTGGCTCAGGGCCGCCCGGCTGCGGAAACGTTCTCGGTTGAGAAACCGCTTGCCGCCGACCGGTATCATCCGGGCCTCATGCGGATCGCGCGCCACGGCAAGAAGTCGGCAACCGAATTCCGGATCCTGGAATCGTTCCCCGGCCACACCCTGCTGGAGGCGCAGCCGCATACGGGGCGCACCCATCAGATCCGTGTGCATCTAAAACACGCAGGCCTGCCCATCCTCGGCGACCGCACTTATGGAGGCGGGCTCCTTTATCTGTCCTCGCTCAAGCCGGGCTACCGCCAGCGTCCCGCGGTGCCGGAGCGCCCGTTGATTGCCTCGATGGCCCTGCATGCGTGGCGGCTGGAGTTGCCGCACCCGGTCACCGGCGGCGCGCTTTGCATTGAAGCCCCATGGCCGCGAGAACTGCAGGTCGCCCTGAAGTATCTCCGACGATTTGCCTCGATTCCGGCGTGA
- a CDS encoding SurA N-terminal domain-containing protein, protein MFGTIRKHQRWLWVVIIAFVIVSFVFFFSPNQSLGRGGGSATRGVVDGRPVSDSELRTQLHLADLSGYLRFGEAYRSGQAARMGFNRKQELAKRLLIETRRRELGIEVSDEAVAQWIRAYLRDPQTGQFNYNAFIQNSLRPAGFTEADFVSFVRQEVALQQLERLMSVPGRLVTPQEAEDEFRRVNERFDVTVASFPSSNFLASVVVDDAALGMFFTNRLAEYRIPERATLTYVRFATTNHLVEAEEFIAGRPEVAGQVEQLYQQRGADAFRDDANNVLGKEAALEKIRENFVRQVAGQIALSNAVVFANELGQMEPVAASNLAVLAAAKELSVETTPPFPEGGRPFGLEDIRDLASAMGRIGPDQPFTPPMEGARGVVVAALTERIPSTIPPLESIRLRVESDFREVQSAVAARTAGQEFFVAASGALADGKSLEDAASGQPIRLAEVSFTLSSPAIPGLESSLNPALVKQVASTNAVGSLSSFIPTERGGFLLRVRERRAVEDELTRAALNGFLAEQRQAREEDAFRVWFADQMKQSGIATLVENLPL, encoded by the coding sequence ATGTTTGGCACAATACGAAAGCACCAGCGTTGGCTGTGGGTGGTGATCATTGCGTTTGTGATCGTCTCCTTCGTCTTCTTTTTCAGTCCCAACCAGAGCCTGGGAAGGGGGGGCGGCTCCGCGACCCGCGGCGTCGTGGACGGCAGGCCGGTCAGCGACTCCGAATTGCGGACACAACTGCATCTTGCCGACCTGAGCGGCTACCTCCGCTTTGGGGAGGCCTACCGGTCGGGACAGGCGGCCCGGATGGGCTTCAATCGCAAGCAGGAACTCGCAAAACGGCTCCTGATCGAAACCCGGCGCCGGGAGCTCGGCATCGAGGTAAGCGACGAGGCTGTCGCCCAATGGATCCGTGCATACCTCCGCGACCCTCAGACCGGCCAGTTCAATTACAACGCCTTCATCCAGAATTCCCTCCGGCCCGCCGGCTTCACGGAGGCGGATTTCGTGAGTTTCGTCCGGCAGGAGGTCGCCCTGCAGCAGCTGGAACGGCTCATGAGCGTGCCGGGACGCCTGGTGACCCCGCAGGAAGCCGAGGACGAGTTTCGCCGGGTCAACGAGCGGTTTGACGTCACCGTCGCGTCCTTCCCTTCGTCCAACTTCCTGGCATCGGTCGTGGTGGACGATGCCGCCCTGGGGATGTTCTTCACCAACCGGCTCGCCGAATACCGGATTCCGGAACGCGCGACCCTGACCTATGTGCGCTTCGCGACGACGAACCACCTGGTCGAGGCGGAGGAATTCATCGCGGGAAGGCCGGAGGTCGCGGGGCAGGTGGAGCAACTCTACCAGCAACGGGGCGCCGATGCGTTTCGGGACGATGCCAACAACGTCCTTGGCAAGGAGGCCGCCCTCGAGAAGATCCGGGAAAATTTCGTGCGACAGGTGGCCGGCCAGATTGCGCTCAGCAACGCGGTCGTTTTTGCCAATGAGCTCGGCCAGATGGAGCCGGTCGCGGCGTCCAACCTCGCCGTCCTTGCCGCCGCGAAGGAGCTCTCCGTCGAGACCACCCCGCCGTTTCCCGAGGGCGGGCGTCCCTTCGGATTGGAGGACATCCGGGATCTGGCGTCCGCCATGGGCCGGATAGGCCCGGACCAGCCGTTCACGCCGCCCATGGAGGGCGCGCGCGGGGTCGTGGTCGCTGCGCTCACCGAGCGCATTCCCAGCACGATTCCGCCGTTGGAGTCCATCCGGTTGCGCGTGGAAAGCGATTTCCGGGAAGTGCAGTCCGCGGTGGCCGCCCGAACTGCCGGTCAGGAATTCTTTGTCGCGGCTTCGGGCGCCCTCGCCGACGGGAAATCCCTGGAGGATGCCGCCTCCGGGCAGCCGATACGCCTTGCGGAGGTCTCCTTCACGCTGAGCTCGCCGGCCATACCCGGCCTCGAATCGAGCCTCAATCCGGCGCTCGTGAAACAGGTCGCCTCGACCAACGCGGTGGGCTCGCTTTCGTCGTTCATCCCCACCGAACGGGGGGGCTTCCTGTTGCGGGTCCGCGAGCGTCGGGCCGTGGAGGACGAACTGACCCGGGCCGCGCTCAATGGATTTCTTGCCGAGCAACGTCAGGCGCGGGAGGAGGACGCCTTCCGGGTGTGGTTTGCCGACCAGATGAAGCAGTCGGGGATCGCAACCCTGGTGGAAAACCTCCCGCTGTGA
- a CDS encoding aspartyl/asparaginyl beta-hydroxylase domain-containing protein — MTTVSASTPAAPEASVTPAPSNDLRHRRHTLRTDRNGLQRLGLTLQHWLENRLAAASPLGDPHIYDSRDFPWAAAIEREWGAVRKELDAVMVFRDQMPSFQDILKEVGAIQSDHHWKTFFLAGIGMDCSENAKRCPETMRLLGRIPGMTTAFFSILYPGKHIPAHRGAWNGILRLHLGLMVPEPRERVRIRVGNDFYTWREGEAFIFDDTFNHEVWNDTDGYRVVLFVDFARPLRQPWRWINERLLRWGALAPFLREAGEKQKQWQDLFWSRRR, encoded by the coding sequence ATGACCACTGTTTCCGCATCCACACCGGCAGCGCCGGAAGCGTCCGTGACGCCCGCTCCGTCGAACGACCTGCGTCACCGTCGCCACACGCTGCGCACGGATCGCAACGGGCTTCAGCGCCTGGGCCTGACCCTGCAGCACTGGCTCGAAAACCGCCTTGCCGCGGCCTCGCCCCTCGGGGATCCGCACATTTATGACAGCCGTGACTTTCCGTGGGCGGCGGCGATTGAGCGGGAGTGGGGCGCGGTGAGGAAGGAGCTGGATGCGGTCATGGTGTTCCGGGACCAAATGCCCAGCTTCCAGGACATCCTGAAGGAGGTCGGGGCCATCCAGTCCGACCATCACTGGAAGACCTTCTTTCTTGCCGGCATCGGCATGGACTGCTCGGAGAACGCGAAGCGCTGCCCGGAGACGATGCGTCTGCTCGGCCGGATCCCGGGCATGACCACCGCATTTTTTAGCATCCTGTACCCGGGCAAACACATCCCGGCGCACCGCGGGGCGTGGAACGGGATCCTGCGGCTGCACCTGGGATTGATGGTCCCCGAGCCCCGTGAGCGGGTGAGGATCCGCGTCGGGAATGATTTCTACACGTGGCGCGAGGGGGAGGCGTTCATCTTTGACGACACCTTTAATCACGAGGTGTGGAATGACACCGACGGCTACCGGGTGGTGCTGTTCGTGGACTTCGCCCGTCCCCTCCGCCAGCCGTGGCGCTGGATCAACGAGCGCCTGCTTCGCTGGGGCGCCCTGGCGCCCTTCCTGCGGGAGGCGGGCGAGAAGCAGAAACAATGGCAGGACCTCTTCTGGAGCCGTCGCCGTTGA
- a CDS encoding carboxypeptidase regulatory-like domain-containing protein, with product MTRGLASNTPSPRIPEILDEEFQREWNDRNARRESLEDPEFLRYFENSVKDRFYDWRQPISFWGIVLDDHDDPVPGAQVRLVWSDLSVEGTSETWVETDSQGRFQLLGKTGKGISISVEKDGYRRCRWGVIGFEYANPSDRAYHRPDPERPVLFRLIKRGPPVPLVHRERMEFRLAEDSDRVHLDLMGQRAVGPEESGVDLVVAAETGPVRWERNRAWFDWRVVLSVPDGGLQPGSECPPSAPEDGYVPQLEFSGRVEGGFPRDEVDGWFFMKSRGGNNVTRICLGVDCAPQGGGRPRVKVREYSLNPAGSLNLEFYPEMNIEERYYVPVGR from the coding sequence ATGACGCGGGGACTCGCTTCAAATACGCCTTCACCCCGGATTCCCGAAATCCTCGATGAAGAGTTTCAGCGCGAGTGGAACGACAGGAACGCGCGACGCGAATCGCTTGAGGATCCAGAGTTCTTGAGATATTTTGAGAATTCTGTGAAGGACCGGTTCTATGACTGGCGTCAGCCGATCAGCTTCTGGGGAATCGTATTGGATGACCATGATGATCCAGTCCCGGGCGCACAGGTTCGTCTTGTCTGGTCCGATCTGTCGGTCGAGGGGACCAGCGAAACCTGGGTGGAAACGGATTCTCAGGGGCGCTTTCAGCTGCTGGGCAAGACGGGAAAGGGCATCAGCATTTCCGTGGAGAAGGACGGCTATCGCCGATGCCGCTGGGGGGTCATTGGTTTTGAGTATGCCAATCCGTCCGACCGGGCGTATCACCGCCCCGACCCGGAGCGTCCGGTGTTGTTTCGGCTGATCAAGCGTGGGCCGCCCGTTCCGCTGGTTCATCGGGAGCGCATGGAGTTTCGCCTCGCTGAGGACTCGGACCGGGTGCATTTGGACCTGATGGGGCAGCGGGCCGTGGGTCCGGAGGAGTCCGGGGTGGACTTGGTGGTCGCGGCGGAGACCGGCCCCGTTCGCTGGGAGCGCAACCGGGCGTGGTTCGACTGGAGGGTGGTGCTGTCCGTTCCCGATGGCGGCCTGCAGCCGGGCTCGGAGTGCCCGCCGTCCGCTCCGGAAGACGGCTACGTTCCCCAGTTGGAGTTCTCGGGCCGGGTGGAAGGCGGCTTTCCGCGAGACGAGGTGGACGGTTGGTTCTTCATGAAATCCCGCGGCGGAAACAACGTGACCCGGATCTGCCTTGGCGTGGATTGCGCTCCGCAGGGTGGCGGCCGTCCGAGGGTGAAGGTGCGGGAATACAGCCTCAACCCCGCGGGCTCGCTGAATCTGGAGTTCTATCCGGAGATGAACATCGAGGAGCGATACTACGTTCCGGTGGGTCGCTGA